The sequence ACAGTTCTTGAAAATCTTGCCACAGTACTCACAGGTGTCGGTGCGCCTGCTGCCGTCCTTGGAGCCAGGACGAGTCAGCGGAGCCCCCAGGTGGGGAGTGCTCCCCCCGCTCCCCGTCCCACTGCGGCCCGACACCCCCCCATCCAGCTCCCCAGGAGGGGTGGAGAAGCGCAGGCTGCCGTTCTCAGATGAGTGCTCCGATGGAGAAGAGGCAAAGGGCGATTGTCTGGAGTCCCCTCCGAAGTTCAGAAAGGGGTCCTTGAGTTGTCGGGAGGCGGCATAGCCGGCCAGCCACTGGGAGTAGACATTCTCTGTGTTGGGGATGGTGGGGGTAGGCAGGTCAAATTCCTTCTCCAGCTTAATGCGTTTGGAGAAGGGGCTGAGGGGGCTAGGGCTACCCAGGAGCAGCTTCTTGGAGAGGCCCACCGAGGCTGCTTCGCTGGGGGACGTGCCGCGCCCGTTTATGGCCACGGCCGAGATGCAGCCCCCCTCTCCACGGTCCGACTCCAGCGCTGAGTCCTCGTCACACAGCTGGCGTTGTGTGTGCTCACGGTTGTGGTGGTGTATGTGGTTTTCTTGGTCCAGCGCACTGCGCTTGTGTGCGTGAAAGGCTTCGCTGAAGTGCTGCATGCTGGCCGCCAACCCCATGCCCTGCATCACCTCAGGCAGTGAGCGAGGGAtggaaccctcctctcctcctaccaGGCGAACCCCAACTCCCCCGACCCCAATGCTGCCGTTGTTCTCATGGTGCCGCGCTGCCTCCAGACTCAAGCTGAAGTGGTAACTGTTGTTGTTCCTCCTAGCTCCATCCAccttctcttcttcttcctcctccccctcctcttcctcctcttcaccctcctcttcctcctcctcttcctcttcttcttcctcttcttcctcctcctcctccccattcTCCCGGCGCAGGCGGTTGTTCTCACTCTTAAGCTTGGCCACCACCGACTTGAGGGCGCTGCTGGCGCTGCCCATTCGCTCGCTGGTGCCCGGCTCGGGTGAGGAGGCTGCAGAGAGCCCATCTTCCGACTTTTCGGCGTTGGGCGAGCCCGACTTGTGCATGTGCGTCTTCATGTGGCGCTTGAGCTTGCTGGCCTGGGTGCAGGCGTGGTCACACAGATGACACTTGTAGGGCTTCTCGCCCGTGTGGCTGCGTCGGTGCACAATGAGATTACtctggaacttgaagctcttgccGCAGAACTCGCAGGACTTGGTCTTCAGAGGAGTGGAGGGCTGGGGGCCTGAGGATGGCAgtggggtggtgggggtggtatGGGAACCCGAGGGGGACTGCATGGAGGGAGGCAGTGGAGGGGGGGTGGACAGGTAGGGAGGCTTTCCCACACTGccaccccctccacctcctcctccaccggGCTGGAATGGTTGGAGCAGCCGTTGCATATGGCTGGGCTGGTTGGGAGAGTGGGGGGGAGTGGACCCTGAGGTGTTGCCCGC comes from Salmo trutta chromosome 18, fSalTru1.1, whole genome shotgun sequence and encodes:
- the LOC115153202 gene encoding B-cell lymphoma/leukemia 11A-like, with product MSRRKQGKPQHLSKRDFSPEPLSAVASEELSSERCSERSDRSENGTGTLRIAVATEQDLLTCGQCQATFPLGDILLFIEHKRKRCHGPPCLARGLDKPPSPTPGLALTPSPFPASLRRRPVEVGVQATPGGDDDRLLLPRGICPKQEHIPGKEEPSTYTCTTCKQAYGSAWFLLQHAQITHGFRIYLESEHGHGSPLTPRMGRPSSLGGGADCPSQPPLHGLHLPEASPFSLLRIPGSGSGGRDGGGGHQRFPPTPPLFSPPPRHHLDPHHRNPEELVLAAHHPSAFDRVLRLNTPMPLDPPSAMDFSRRLRELAGNTSGSTPPHSPNQPSHMQRLLQPFQPGGGGGGGGGSVGKPPYLSTPPPLPPSMQSPSGSHTTPTTPLPSSGPQPSTPLKTKSCEFCGKSFKFQSNLIVHRRSHTGEKPYKCHLCDHACTQASKLKRHMKTHMHKSGSPNAEKSEDGLSAASSPEPGTSERMGSASSALKSVVAKLKSENNRLRRENGEEEEEEEEEEEEEEEEEEGEEEEEEGEEEEEEKVDGARRNNNSYHFSLSLEAARHHENNGSIGVGGVGVRLVGGEEGSIPRSLPEVMQGMGLAASMQHFSEAFHAHKRSALDQENHIHHHNREHTQRQLCDEDSALESDRGEGGCISAVAINGRGTSPSEAASVGLSKKLLLGSPSPLSPFSKRIKLEKEFDLPTPTIPNTENVYSQWLAGYAASRQLKDPFLNFGGDSRQSPFASSPSEHSSENGSLRFSTPPGELDGGVSGRSGTGSGGSTPHLGAPLTRPGSKDGSRRTDTCEYCGKIFKNCSNLTVHRRSHTGERPYKCELCNYACAQSSKLTRHMKTHGQIGKDVYKCEICQMPFSVYSTLEKHMKKWHSDRPLSAEIKSE